The DNA sequence GTGCACCTTCAGGTGCAGGtagcaggaaattaaaaataaaattaaaagtgaaCGAAACCATAAAGAACCAAACGCTGTCAGAAGGGAACTACGGCAAGAGTACACTCTCCTGTTTCACACATAAACCACATTTTCAGCCAGAACCACTACGGACTTGGCAGGAAGTCAATTCAGTGATGTAAGACCTGCAGGCCCCTCAACAACCATCTCAAATCCTCCCATAGCCATTGTTACTGAGGGATCAGACTCCCTTATGGACTTTGATCCTCACACAGCCACTTGCAGAAAGGCACAGTTATCATTCCCAGTAGGCCAACTGGAAACCAAAGTAACTAGAGGCATTATAACCCACGCGTCATTATAACACACGCACCATGGAAGTGGTGGCAAGAACCAGGTCACACTGGAACTGTTGGGCAAGAGCGtaccaggaaggaaaaaggaggaaagagggcCCAAGACGAATGCCCACGGGAAGCTCCCTctgaaggagggggagaaagagaagcaaaagtGCATTGCTCTATCGAGGCCACCCAAAACGCTTTCTGTGAGGAGGAAAGACGGGGGATCAGGGACAGAACGcctataagaaaaaaaccttgtcCTTCGGGCGGCCCCTCCGCCTGCAGGCCCCCTCCTAGAGTCTCCCCTCTCCCTCggcctctcctccctcccctcccgccctCTCCGGCGGCTCGTCCCGGCCCCTCTACCCAGAGCCCTCCCTCCGCTCGGCTTTCTCCCAGCTTCCTCTCCCGCACGGGGCCGCCCCCGCGCCCCTCTCACCGATCTCCTTGCGGCGGCGGGTGCGCTCGGCTCCGCCGTCCAGGATGTGGGTGAGCAGCTCGGGCTGGAAGGTGGCGGCGGCGCGCTCCCTGCGTAGATCCGCGTTCATCATCATCACGACTCCAGCCCGGCCCGGGTCCGGTGCCCTCCGCTTCCCGCCCCTCCGCCCCGGCCTCACCCCTGCCTGACGTCACGCTCCTGCGACCGCCCGCGTGACCGGCGCGTGGCCGCCACCTCCCTCGGGGAAGGTGCGCGCTGCGATGTGCTCCGTGCGGACACCGAGCTGCTCCCGCGCTCCGTTCCCGCCGCTGGAATCCGGTGTGCTGGCAGCGTGTGAGGCCGGGCGAGCGTTAAGGGTCGCGGGAAACGGCGGGCTGAGCGGACATGAGTGTGCGCGTCAAGTTGTGCGTTAAAATACCACCTCGAGCGTGCCCTTAGAACGCTGCACCTGCAGCCAGGCAGTTAACAGTTTGTTAATTGAACAGCGCATTGCATGTCTGGATAGTATGCTGCTGCGCTTGGCTGTGCGTTAGCTACTGCGATCGATAGCGCATCTGTCTGCATGTACCGCGCTGCACTTGGGGCCAAGTGTGCATCAAGTGTACGCATCACACGCTGCAGCGGAGGTGGCACAGGCATTGAATGGCGCATGGAGGAGGCACGCACAGCAGCTGGGGTTGTGTTACAAAGAGCCATAAATGCACGTTCAGCATCTGGCATTCTTGTCTGACCTCATTGTGCTGCACAATGTGATTCAGGAGGAAAACGAGTGATACAGGAGGAAAACGAGTGATACAGGAAAGGCCTTGCTCTGCAGAATTGAACTTGTTTCTTTAAATCTAGGTTGGGTAATTCAGGGAGCCACAGAGTGCATAGAGGCAGGTTTCCACCTGGGACCCTGTCAGAGGGGTTTCACAGCCACCTGGTATCTGGATCAGGTACCACGGTGGCATGAGCAGAGGTcttttttcctgcaggcccATCGGCAATTGTGTGAGATGCTGCCAAGTGCTGCTGTCTATTACTTCCCGTGGGAGGTCAACAGCTCAGTCCCAGAGGGAGAGGCACTAAGGACGTTTGGCAAGTGAGAAGGGGACCCTGCTCTCCTTGCAGGCCAGGCTTTTCCTTTACTGGCTTCACCCTTCCCCTTCCGCCCGCCCTTCCCATTGTTTGCAGTTGTTGTATTGCTGTGACACTAAACTCCCCAAACTGATCATTCCCAGGTTATGTTCCTACAACCTAGTCCGGTCCGAAGCTGTTCTCactgctcagcacagctcagctcaaCACCGGGTCTGTGTCAACACCGAATTTGTGGAGCCGTTCCAAGCCCAGCTGGGATCTCGCTACCTGGTCGTGGGAGAGGTTGAACACAGGGAAGGTAAATGCTTCAGGAACAGTGCCCTTGGGTGCTGCTCATGGTTCATCAGATCCTTTGTGGCTCCCTGGGCACACGGTGAGGCACACTGTCACTGAGGACAGCATCAGCCAAGGCAGGCTCATTGTGCAGCTGCCTCTGGCCACATGAGGCTGTGattcagagcaggagcagcctgtCTGGTGCTGCAACACAGATTTTGTTATAAGTAAGAAGTGCCTCAGCAGCATCGCTGTGCTTGTGAAACCTGTGCAAAAGCCTTCTGGCATCACTGCCAGCCACCACATAGTCTTCACTCCAAACGTGACTGATTGCTGCCATACCTCATTGCGAGCTGGCTGGGTTGGTCTTCACCGTCCTTGAAAGGCTCTAATTATACCCCTAACCTCAGACAACGGGACATGAGGAATGCAAGCAGGCTCTGTCGCACAGGGCACCCTGTTGCCCTTTCCTGGCATGTCCCGAGCATTACTCCACTTGCTCAGTGCTTTGCATGGGGAGTTGATCTGGGCTAGGGTAGTGAAGCAAATCCCATGTTGCCTTGGTCACACCTGATAACAAGTGTTGCATTTGTGTCATTGAAATCCTTGGTGGCATGTGGAAAGCCATGCTGCACATGGCATCTGGTGAGTCACCTGCTAAGCCACTACTGCAAAATTCCTCTAGAAAGACATGTTCTTTTGGTCATCACAGCTTAGGAGTGAGTTGGCCCCATTTTGCAGGGGTGGAAGGGGAGCAGAGTGAGATGGTAGCTGTGTCACCAAGGCTTGGCccattttctgcagctctgttaTGATTTGGATGCCAGCAATGAACTGCTGATCGGGGTCGGCATCAAGCCTTTTCTAAGTCCAGCTTTGTTCTGTCCTCTTCTTGTCTGCACCGAGGCATTCAGAAATGACCTTAGGCCCATCTCTGTTGCTTTTTAGACAGGGGAAAAACAAACTTCATCGAGCTGCGAAGCAGACGGATGCTGCGTGGCAGGCACTGGCACCGACACATCCTGGGCTCAGTGTTCCCCACCAGTGCAAGGAGAGTGCAGAGTCAGTCACCAGCATTTTGtaggcagcagggctgagggaaAGCACATCACTGGAATTGCCCTGCTTTTGGGCCTGCTGCTTGCATTGGTGGAGACACACGGCTGGTCCAGCCTCCTGCAGTTTCTCAGGCTATGGTTATTTCGGCATCTGGAGCCATATGCTGCCTGAGTGAAGCTGTGTTTGCCTTTGAGCTGCTCcatctggtttttttctgcagaaacttCTTGTTTATATTCCCAGGTGAGGGTCCTGTGCTAAAGGCGCGAATATTGACCTGCGTGGAAGGGATGAATGTGCCCTTGCTGGAAGAAGCCATACAGGAGCAGAGGAAATACTTCAGTAAGAGGCAGGAGCGGATGGGAAACAGTACATCctgacagcagctctgagaCCCCGTCATGTGCTGGTCCTTGCGCTACCATTTGCAACacatatattaaaattacatttaggTGGGTTTGCAACACTGCATTTTGCCGAGGCAAATAGCAAAGTCAAGTCACTAAGCAGAAAAACACTTGAAGACTGTAATACAGTATGTGACTGTGGGTTGTCAATTTATGCCAGGTGTCACACTGAAAATAGCTCTGGGAAGCaagtttgttgtttgtttacAAGGGTGGTTAAAGGAAGAAAGCGTTTGAGTTATCCTGGTCCTTTTTTCATGCAAGGTTTGGAGAtgtcagaaaaaggaaaagtctttGCACCTCGAGTTAAACAGCTTACACCCACATGCACTGCCAAAGCACAGTGTGTTACTGGGCTGTTGGCAGGTTGGAGGTAAAGAGCATTAGTGCAAAGTTCATTAGCCCTGCGTGGCTGTGGGTCCATGGGAGCAGGTATTTAGTTACTGTGACTCAGCTGCCATACAGGAGCATTCCTGGCAAAACACATATCTAGactacaaagaaagaagaacagagTCACTATTTTTGGTAGCACCTGCCTCTTCGGGTTTTCAGAAGCTGGTTTCCAATGTGGGGGATTGACTTCAgctctaaaataaatatttgcagtacTCTGAGAACCACCACTTGACTTTCTTCCTTGACACAACTAAGTTTAGGAGACCTTCTATCACTATTTTTTTGAAGCATCTAAAGGTTTCAATTgttattttcctaaataaacattaaaagagaaggcagcttgtcttattatttgttaaaaaactCTTATCTAAGTCAAATGCATTGGGCCCTGCAAAAACTCCATGGATGATGTAAGAAAACATTGCGATACGCAATTTTCCTCAGTACTGGGTGTGTAAGAAAGTGCTTGGCTTAGAAAAAAGTTGGCAAGAAGAAGAGATGAAGTTACATCACAGCCTCTCTGGTTTAAGAACATGGTGCCAGGCCCTCCTAAGAGAAGTAAACCACCaacaaaaagacacaaaatcaGTAATGTCAGATGAGAATAATACGTTAGTGCGAGAAAGAGTAGACTCTCCTGTGCTATGGGAATCCCTGGACCTGGAGTGTCTTGCAGGGGAGTTCAGTCACCTGcagccttttctgctttatgcTCAGATGCTCCggagaaatattcagaaaattgGGACCGAAGCCATACAATGCAGAGGCAGATCAAAACACAGCAGGTATTGAAAAAATCCCCTGGCAGGCTTGCTTCTACGGCTTGAGATATCAGTAATTACAGCACTTTCTACAATATTTAATCGTAGTTTAACCTTACGTTTTTCTTTGCACAGTTATGGTGATCCAAAGGCCTGCCATAGTGTGCACTCTATTCAGCCTAAGTCCAAAACTGGGTTCTCAAGATGCAAGATTGTAACCTGTTTCTGTAAAAGAGAATGATGAGTCTGTAGTGATGTGTTTATCTTTACACCTCATCTCCTCTCTgttctcctgccttcctgtgCTTAAATGTTATCTAAATGGCCAGGCCAGAGAACTGGGAATATCCAAAATACCAGGCTCCTAcaaatgttatgaaaaaaaaaacccaacccacaaACCCAATCAGGcaggaagaagagaacaaaTTTGGCAGTAACTCTGGATGGAGATGTGAGTACAAACTCGACCTTCAGGAGCCACCAGAGCATCCACACAGGAGTTTGACCTAGCCAGGTGGATGCCTCTTCAATCACAGAACAAACATGCTTTTGTTCCTTCAAATTGGCCAAATCAAgagcaatttttaaaacattttgaagtgGTGGTTCAGCAGCGGGCTAAATGAGTCCTTTTTAGATCACCTCAAAGTTGGGGTCTGCATTGCAGACCCATGCAGTCGGTGGGCTGCCATGTCCTGTGCCCACCTAGAGACAGAAACCACAAGCCCTCCAGAAGACCATCCCTGTGGCTCTGTCTTTCCTGGTGCCATGAtgcataatatatttttaatcttgtcTTCTGGCAGCTATCAGGTCAATGATTAACCACCTCAAGGACAGCTTCCAAAAGGCTGGCCCAGCTGCGCAACCTGCAAGTGGGGAGGCTTGAGGGACAATTgtgcaaggcaaaaaaacccaacaaacaaagcaaacaaaaagagacGTTTCTGCTGTGTTTGGTACGGGTGAGTCCAGGGAACctgaattatagaatcatggaatagtttgggttggaagggaccttacagctcatccagttccaccccttgacatgggcagggacacctcccactggatcggaggcttagagccccatccaacctggccccaAACACCTCCAagtatggggcagccaccactgctctgggcaacctgggctagggcctccccaccctcccagtgaaaaatttcttcctaatatctgatctaaattttcccctttccaatttaatgCCCTTTCCCCatgtcccatcactccaggcccttataaaaagcccctccccagcgtTACTAGAGTCCCTTTcaacactggaagctgctctaaggtctcctcacagccttctcctctccaggcagaacaaccccaactctctcaacctctCCTTGtgcgggaggtgctccagccctgggatcatctccgtggccgCCTCTGGAGCCACTCCAAgagctccaaacccttcacctcATTGACGCTAGGCGCTGTCTGTATGCAGCCGCGGAGCCTGGTCAGGCAGTCCCCGCTGCCTTTCCCGAGGCGCCGGTGGCTCTTTGTGTGCATTTCACTCAGGTTTTGCTGTCGCCAAGACCCCTAGCGCCTCGGCCGCAAGGTGCAGGCACTGAGGCAGCACCACGGATGCCTCCCAGGAGATGTTCCAGAAGGTGGAGAAGATCGGGGCGGGCACCTACGGTGTGGTGTACAAGGCTTGTCTCAAGCGCGCGCGCGGGGCAGCTGGTGGCCCTCAAGAAGATCTGCTTGGATGCGTGAGTGGGATGGGGCCCAGGTTAGGGAGCTCTGAGTACAGGCAGAAAGAGGGGCCCTTCCAGCCCCTCCCTGACTGCACAGAAAGgatcaaaataaacagaaacctGCAGGACTCACCTGCACTTCCCTGGTTTGCAGCAACGGCCTGCACCACTACTGCTTCACTCCAGCAACACAGGCTGGtccaagctgctgctgctcctcatgaGGTGCTGCTTGTagctctgcctctctctgctccaAAGGACTTGCAGAGCAGAGGCATCTGTGGGAGGAGGCATGTTCTGATATGTTTGGACCTGGAGAAGGTCTTCCCATGCACTCCATAAGAGACTAGCACTCCTGCATAGCATGGATTCCTACACAAAGGTACTGAAGGGATTGCTTATGCTTCTTTTGCAGGCTCCTGGATGTTGTGCATAGCCAGATGCTCTATATAGCGTTTGAGCATCTGAATCAGGACCTCAAGAAACACATGGACTCATCTCTGATCAGAGAGCTTCCTTTAAGCCTGGTCAAGGTGCAGTGTGGAAGTAGGGCTCATCAGCAGGGCAGAGACGCTTCTGCTGGGCAGAGCCAGCACTGAGCTGCTCTTAACCAGACTGCATCTGAAAGAGATGCCTCGTTGGCTGGAGGCATTCAGCCTCTCAGATCTCAAGCATTACAGCTGGGAAACCTCCTGGCACAGTTGCTCAGCACATTGTTTCCCAGCTGCTTCCAGGCTCTTCAGCCAATCTTGCTGTAGAACAAACTGCTGTTAAGAGAACAACTGAGAGATCCAGTGATAATTGCCTTTGTTCAGAATAATGGATGGGTGGAAGGGACTGCCAATACTTGGATTGGAGCCTCTCTGTCCCCATGCAGGGCAAGGGCAGTTTGCGTACATCTGTGGGTAGTGGCCCACAAGCCTGGTGTTGCCATACAATGAagtcttcttttccatttgggTCTGCAAATGATCCAAAATGTGTCGGTTCACGTGATCCAGCCTTCAAAGTGGTTAATTGAAATCTCTTCTCTCCCTAGAAATatcttttccagctgctgcatgGTGTGAGGTTCTGCCACTTGCACAGGGTCATCCATAGGGACCTGAAGCCACAGAGCTTGCTCATTAACGAAGCAGGAGCAATCAAACCGGCCAATTCTGTACTGGCAAGAACTTTTGGAGTCCCCGTGTGCACATACACTCACGAGGTATTGTTGAGACTCCTTGGAACGTGAGAATGGGGTACACAATCCACACCAggtaagcagcagcagcacaattTACTCATCCATAGCTGAGGCACCGCTGTGCCCAGGTATTGCTCTTAACCTAACCCACAGCTCAGGGGTCACCTCATGTCCCCACAGAGTGTGCTGACTGCTTCTGCCCTGGCCTGCCTGCAAGCTGGGTTCCTACCTTCCCTGCATAGGGTATATCGATTTGTTCCAGAGGGTCATATTGTTAATCCCATGGCATGCTCCAATTTGTACAGTCACTGCATTAGAGCTGTGAAGAGAGGACCCCATTCCCTGGTGTCACCCAGGGAAATGTGACAAAGCTTGCTCGTTGGTTCCTTACCAGGTGGTCACTCTGTGGTACCGAGCCCCTGAAATACTGCTGAGATGCAAACACTACTCGACAGCTGTGGATATCTGGAGCATCGGATGCATCTTTGCAGAAATGGTAAAATGGGTTTAAGTAGTTTCTTTCATGAGCGGGTGGGGGATGCAGTTGCAAAGAgaagtggggagggagggacaaGATGCAGAACACCTGTGGTCCCATCCTCTGCTGGTGTGTGTATTATGGCAAGTCCACTCTGAGGGGTAGTTGATCCTTAGCTGTAGGCTCAAAAGGCAACCTGTCACCATCCAGGACCTGGCAGGAGGCAAAGAAGCCTCTGTAGTCCAGCTACAGTTCCAGTTACGTGAGTATATGATGCCTCTCCCTGTGGAAGGCACAACTTCAgtcttgctgctgcagcattttGATCCTGTGAGGAGATGACTCTTGTGCAGGTGTCCCCGCAGTGGGCTGCAGAGAACTAGCACTTCATATCACCCTAGAGTGGTCTCCTAGGGGTCCATACTCCTCTTTGAAGAGCTCTTGTTATCCCTGCAGTGTAACTGCAGCATTAACCTGTAGTCTTATCCCTAGCTCCCAAAGCCCCCAAGCTGTAGCTCGGCAGAGCCTGGGTAAGTAGGCAGGGAGGGAGCTAGCACTAGGAAGCCAGAGACAAAGAGCGATAATGGTCTGGATGAAAGAGGCCAGCTTCAGGGGAGCACAGTCTCACGGAGAGGAGCTGGACCCTGCCTTTGCATACCTGTTTTAAAGTCAATTCATTCTGTACAGGCAACGCTCAGTTGTTTGCTCTCTGCAAATAAACGCTCGTGTTGCACCAACTAAACTGTTTGCAAagaattgtttccttttcaaagagCCCTGCATTACAAAATAGATACCTAGGACATTCGTTCAGTTcagaaacataaatgaaaatactacAGCCCATCTCAGCCAACAAACTGAATTTCAAACATTTATGACCTAACCCTGCTACCAGCAAAGAGAACCAACAACAGCTGTGTTTAAATAACTATTCGAGCAAAGCCATGGTGCAGGGCCATCATCCTGCACgtgaggagggaagaagagcaTCAGCTGGCTCCTTCGGAGCAACTCACAACCCTGCCAGAGAGCTGGGCTCTGGAAAAGCCCCATGGCTGCATGGTGCTTCCTATGGACACAGCAGGTGGACATGCTGAGAGCCGCTTTCTGCAGGCGAGGACCACTTGGTtgcaaaaaaaaggatttgttagcaggtatttttttcagcaacgAGAGGCAGATCAGCCTTCAAAGGTGACTGCTCAGCCTGCTGGACTGCTCAGCTATTCAATCACCTCTCAGCACCTTCACCCAGCCCGAGGTGAAACCTCCCACCACGCAGTTAGGAAGCACTTGTATCCGAAATGAGTAACTGACTGCCTAATTACCGGAACTCCAAGTTACTCCAAGTTAGACAGCATTTTGCAAAACTATTTAATCAGCACTTCAGGAGTCACCGTGAGAACATCGTACACTTTGCAAACAAGCCTGAGTTTGTCTCATGTGCGGGAGGAGGGAGCCCTAGAGCCCgcaccctgccccacagagccagCTGTGGGAAGGCTGGCAGCAAACTCACCGGTCCGGCTCCGTCCGGCAGAGCCGCACTGCAGAAAGAGCAACGGCCCTATTGCTGATGGAGCCTCCCCGGTTTCAGCCAGCCCAGGCGAGCGAGGCACAAGCACGGCAAGGCTGCGCCCACAGCTTTGGAGAGCTGGAACCTGACTGCTGGGCACCGtgctgatccagagctcctcgGTTACGCTGGGATGTGATCCTTACCTGACCAGGTTCCTGTGCTCTGAGGGCTGTTGGGCTTGCCCTGGCAGGACGCCAAGCCAGGGCTTCTCTCCTGATGCATCCGATAGTCCAAtcacagcccagctccagccctgctgctggtcCAGACCAGCCAggggggaggggatgggggggcctGCTCCATTTAGTAGCTGCCAGCACTTACACTGGATCAAACAAAACACGGAACTGCACCCGTTGGTGACCAAGTCCCTCTTTCAGAGGTGTCCAAATAACTAGGGAGCAAACCTTTTGTAGATTGGCCTGCAAGCGTAGGACTGCAcagggtcagagggaggattAGCCATGCCTTCAGCCACTTCGCAGCCTCAGTCTGCAGAGACAACACAGTCAAAGAGACACACTTTCTACGTTTATTGCATGCAGAAGAATGACCTAACTGGAAAACACTCTTGCTCTCCCCTTTTTCTGGGTATAACTGCATTTAACCTACTGCCAGTGTAGTTCTTGCAATCTACCCCCCTTTGCTGTCACCACAGCACCCATGGGCCTGTGGGGATCCTGATGAGTCAGGTCCTTACACGCTTATGTTCTCTTCCTCACGCGATCAAGCTGTGTTAGGAAGCAGAGATAGCTAAGATAGAAGAGTATGCAGTCCTAAATGCTAGGTGCTCCGTTCCTGTGATCGCTGCTGCCTTCATGGGGAGAAGTGTTTTGAACAGATGAACTCCTGAAGGAACCAGATCCAGCACACACCTGAATCCATTCAGTGCCTGAACCGGGAGAGCTTGGGGGAACGGCTCGCCTGGTGGTATCGCTGATACCCCTCCGACAtggcagggagcagcaagaAGCTGCTTAGCGAATCCTTCTGGCAGAGAGCCATGGCCTCCTTGTAATTGATCTTCTCTTTAGTGATGGGGTCAATGAGATCTTTTTCATAGTTGGATTCATCCTGGAGCCTGTTGGCCAAGTCACCTGTTATCATCCCTGTCTGGGCAGCTTCCAGCACAGGGATGCGACCAGTTTTCTTGGGATCAATGAGCCCTCCGGTTAGATGCTGGACCTCCAGGTAAGGGAAAGCGCTGTCCTTGGTCATCCATCCCTTCTGAACCGCTTCCCCCACAGACAGCCTTCGCTTGGTCACCGGGTCCTCAATCCCTGTGAAAGCTTTCTGGGCATTGAGCAGCCTCTGCATGTAGGTCCTGTCGATCAGCCCCCTCTCGATTGCTTTGTGAACAGAGAACCGGTCCCGAGAAATGAGGTCTATGATGCCCCCTGTAGCAGCCTGGGCTTCCAGGAGCTTCTGAGCTGTCATGGGATCAAGCAGCTTCTTTGCAACAGCGGTCTTGATGTTGTACTTGGTTTCGGTGGTGGTGTCATACACCCCAGCGATGGGGGATGTGTCATCACAGAAGCCTTTCTGCGAGGCTGGGGGGAAGAAGCTTTGGGGCTGGTGAGTGGTGGGTGATGAGAGTGGGGATTTGGAGATGATGGAGCCAATAGAGAGAGATGGTGAAGGCTTGCATTCCCCAGCCACAAGCAAGGCAAATTCAGAGATGGGAATCTTGCCATCCCGGTACAGCTGGTATTCCTCCTTTGTGATCCTCCTCAGCCTTAGAGCATCATCGATGGAGTACTGCTTCCCACTTTTCTTGTCGAGGAGAACTGAGACCTCCCCGCTTGGGCCCAGAGTGGTGACTTCCTCCCAGTCACACTCCAGCTCTTGTAGCTGGATGTACTGGCCTCTGTCTATAATACCTCTCTTATAGGCCTCATAAGGGGACATGTCCTTCCCTGTCTCAGGGTCTAAGATGGAGATCTTAGTGGAGAGGTTTGTTTCTCTCATCTGGGTCTCGTGATTGATTTCTTCCCGGTTTACCCTTGACTGGAGATCTCGAATGAACCTCTCCTTGTTGTAGATCTGGTCCTTCTCCCTAAGGATGTCTGCCTCTAGCAAGGAAACCTCATGttccagctgcttcttcttctgCCTGTCATTCTCAGTCCGTTGGTTGAGCAGTTTGGACTCCTCACGAAGGAAGAGgactttctgctgcttctgcctctccagctcctgcagttcACTCTCCAAGTTGTCTCTCTCTTGAATGGCCAGGTTCCTGGCTTTCTGTAGCTCTGACTCTTCACGAGCCCACGTCCTCTTCATGCCTTCAGCTCTCTCGATCTTCTCCCTGAGCCGCCGTAcctcctcttctgccttttgcttGGCTCCTCTCTCCCTGTTCAGCAGCTCCCAGATGCGTGCACGTTCACTCTCCAGCGCTCTGTCCTTTTCCACTCGAATCACCTCCTTGTAGATGGTCTTCTcctgggattttgttttctgcaggacATCAACTTGCATCTGCAGGTTCTTGCATTCTCTCTGCAAGTTCAGCACGTCTGTCTTCTCACGGTCCAGCTCCAAGCGCAGGTTGCTGGCAGACTGTTCAAGGACTGGATCCTTCTCCAACTTGACCACTTCTTCCATAATAATCTTTTCTTGCACTGAGGCTGggctctcctccagctcctttaTTCTCAATGTAATTTGCctcatctccttctccagcGCAAGCCTCTTGCTTCGATCTTCTTGAAAGTTAAGCAATTTCTCTTGCTCTTCCACCAGTGCACGAAACTGTTGCACCTCACGTTCCAGACGACGTCTGTTGCTCACCTCCTCATCCAGACTCCGGCGCAGCCTGTTGTGCTCATCTCGGAGCTTTGGATCCTTTTGAGTCAGTATCACCTCCTGGACAACAACCTTTTCCTCTGGCTTTCGCCTCTCCAGCAGCATGTATTTATTCTGCAAGTCATAGATTGCATCCTCTGCAGCTCTCCTCTTTTGAGACATGGTACGTACCTCTTGATGGAGGCGCTCAGCTTCTTTTTCCAAGAGTGGATCGTTCTCATATCGGATTACTTCCTTGTTGACTAGCTTGGTTTCCACCTTGgatctctcccttttccattCATCTCGTTCACCCTGCAGCCTAATGAGCTGCTCTTGGGTCCTGCCATTGGTGTTCACCAATTCATTGAGCTGTTGCTTCAGCCTGTCAATTTCCCTAAGAATCTCTGGACTCTTCTCATGTTTCACCACCTCCTCTATAACCTCCTTAAACTCCACCAGTGGTTTCTGTGACCTGAGGATGTTGAGCTCTGCTAAGGCCTCTTCCACTTCACTTTCAATCTTTGTCCTTTTCAGAGTAACTTCCTGTAGCTCCCTTTTCAGGTGTGCAATTTGCTGCTCGGTTTCGGGATCTACCAGGAAGATCTCATTGACCCTCTCTTTAACCTCTACCCTTGGTTTTTGCTTCTCTGCAATACTGTACTGGCTttgcagctctcccagctcacCCATAAGCATCAagtttctgctcctctcttcttcAATCAGAGCTTTAAGCTTGGAAGACTCTCTCAATAACTCTGGGTCCTGCTCTACCTGCTTCACCTCCTTAACAATAATTTTGGGTTCTGCCGTTTCAATTAGTCTTTCCATCTCCTCAATCTTGTTCTTCACTTTCGTTATTGCTTCTTCTGCAGACTTCCTCTTGAAGGATTCCTCATCAATTTGTAGCTGCAGGGTCCTAACAGACTTCAACATTTCTGGGTTTTTCTCCAGTTTGATCCGCTCTTTCACCACCACTTTCTCTCGGATATTGGGCTGCTTTTGCTCCAGCATGTGCAGCTCTCTCTTATGCTGCTCAagctcagaagcagcagctatGCTTTCCTCCTGAAGACGTTTGATCTCTTGACGAAGACTGTCTGCTTGGCTCTCCAGGCTTGGATCCTTCTCAATTTTTGTGATCTCTTTGGTGAGGAGTTGGGCAGGAGCGACCTTCTTCTCACTCTCCATCTGGGCAAGCTTCCGGCTCATCACGTCAATGTCATCTTG is a window from the Cuculus canorus isolate bCucCan1 chromosome 18, bCucCan1.pri, whole genome shotgun sequence genome containing:
- the CDK3 gene encoding cyclin-dependent kinase 3, with the protein product MFQKVEKIGAGTYGVVYKACLKRARGAAGGPQEDLLGCVSGMGPRLLDVVHSQMLYIAFEHLNQDLKKHMDSSLIRELPLSLVKKYLFQLLHGVRFCHLHRVIHRDLKPQSLLINEAGAIKPANSVLARTFGVPVCTYTHEVVTLWYRAPEILLRCKHYSTAVDIWSIGCIFAEMVKWV
- the TEN1 gene encoding CST complex subunit TEN1 isoform X1; amino-acid sequence: MLPSAAVYYFPWEVNSSVPEGEALRTFGKLCSYNLVRSEAVLTAQHSSAQHRVCVNTEFVEPFQAQLGSRYLVVGEVEHREGEGPVLKARILTCVEGMNVPLLEEAIQEQRKYFSKRQERMGNSTS
- the TEN1 gene encoding CST complex subunit TEN1 isoform X2, with protein sequence MSAHRQLCEMLPSAAVYYFPWEVNSSVPEGEALRTFGKLCSYNLVRSEAVLTAQHSSAQHRVCVNTEFVEPFQAQLGSRYLVVGEVEHREGEGPVLKARILTCVEGMNVPLLEEAIQEQRKYFSKRQERMGNSTS